A window from Citrus sinensis cultivar Valencia sweet orange chromosome 3, DVS_A1.0, whole genome shotgun sequence encodes these proteins:
- the LOC102628832 gene encoding geranylgeranyl diphosphate reductase, chloroplastic yields MASMALKSFTGLRQSPQEQQHPHFIAQALPRQQKFRVSAAKTSPKLTNRNLRVAVIGGGPAGGAAAETLAQNGVETFLIERKLDNCKPCGGAIPLCMVGEFDLPLDIIDRKVTKMKMISPSNVAVDIGQTLKPHEYIGMVRREVLDAYLRERAEKNGASVINGLFMKMDLPRNFEQPYVLYYTEYDGTKGGVGEKRTLEVDAVIGADGANSRVAKSINAGDYDYAIAFQERVKIPDEKMVYYENLAEMYVGDDVSPDFYGWVFPKCDHVAVGTGTVTHKGDIKKFQLATRNRAKDKILGGKIIRVEAHPIPEHPRPRRLSGRVALVGDAAGYVTKCSGEGIYFAAKSGRMCAEAIIEGSENGTRMIDEGDLRKYLEKWDKTYWPTYKVLDVLQKVFYRSNPAREAFVEMCADEYVQKMTFDSYLYKRVVPGNPLEDLKLAVNTIGSLVRANALRREMDKLTI; encoded by the exons ATGGCATCAATGGCTCTCAAATCCTTCACTGGCCTCCGCCAATCACCGCAAGAACAACAGCACCCCCACTTCATCGCTCAAGCCCTCCCACGTCAGCAAAAATTCCGAGTCTCCGCGGCAAAAACCAGTCCAAAACTCACCAACCGCAACCTCCGAGTGGCGGTCATCGGGGGCGGCCCAGCAGGCGGAGCTGCCGCCGAGACGCTCGCACAAAATGGCGTCGAAACGTTCCTGATCGAGCGTAAGCTCGACAACTGCAAGCCCTGCGGCGGGGCCATCCCTCTCTGCATGGTGGGGGAGTTTGACCTGCCGCTGGACATAATCGACCGGAAGGTgacgaagatgaagatgatatCGCCGTCGAACGTGGCGGTGGACATCGGGCAGACGCTGAAGCCGCACGAGTATATCGGGATGGTGAGGCGGGAGGTTCTGGACGCGTATTTGAGGGAGAGGGCGGAGAAGAACGGGGCGAGCGTGATTAACGGGTTATTCATGAAGATGGATTTGCCGAGGAACTTTGAGCAGCCGTACGTTTTGTATTATACGGAGTACGATGGGACAAAGGGCGGCGTCGGTGAGAAGAGGACGCTGGAGGTTGATGCTGTTATCGGAGCTGATGGTGCTAACTCCAGAGTTGCCAAGTCCATCAATGCTGGTGATTATGATTACGCCATTGCATTTCAG GAAAGAGTCAAAATCCCTGACGAGAAAATGGTGTACTATGAGAACTTGGCGGAGATGTACGTTGGTGATGATGTGTCGCCGGACTTTTATGGGTGGGTGTTCCCCAAGTGTGATCATGTGGCAGTTGGTACAGGCACAGTGACACACAAAGGTGATATCAAGAAGTTCCAACTTGCAACTAGAAACCGGGCCAAGGACAAAATCCTTGGTGGCAAGATCATTCGAGTGGAGGCACACCCGATTCCTGAACACCCCCGCCCGCGGAGGCTATCGGGGAGAGTGGCATTAGTCGGAGATGCAGCCGGGTACGTCACGAAATGCTCTGGCGAAGGCATTTACTTTGCGGCAAAGAGTGGAAGAATGTGTGCGGAGGCCATCATTGAAGGGTCAGAGAATGGAACCAGGATGATCGATGAAGGGGACTTGAGGAAGTATTTGGAGAAGTGGGATAAGACTTACTGGCCAACTTATAAGGTACTGGATGTATTGCAGAAGGTGTTTTACCGATCGAATCCAGCGAGGGAAGCATTTGTGGAGATGTGTGCCGATGAGTATGTGCAGAAGATGACATTTGATAGCTATTTGTATAAAAGAGTGGTGCCCGGAAACCCATTGGAGGATTTGAAGTTGGCTGTGAATACTATTGGGAGCTTGGTGAGAGCTAATGCACTTAGGAGGGAGATGGATAAGCTGACCATCTGA